From a region of the Actinomadura luzonensis genome:
- a CDS encoding DUF3159 domain-containing protein: MSAEAEEVAHDTVEAAVRAQLAKAFGGVRGIIEAAVPTIAFTVCWIATEELKTALIVSISLSVLLLVARVVQRSTPQFVINSLIGIAIGAFFASRTGDAKDYFLPGILWNAAYMVGMLVSIVARWPVVGFLIGSVTGDPTGWHKDQGIVRLCMRLTWLLMLPCAVRVAVQGPVYLFGGGDEAVAALGFAKIVMGWPLQVAALGAMLWLLGRGRTPIKPVAPA; the protein is encoded by the coding sequence GTGAGTGCTGAGGCGGAAGAGGTCGCCCACGACACGGTCGAGGCGGCGGTGCGGGCGCAGCTCGCCAAGGCCTTCGGCGGGGTGCGCGGCATCATCGAGGCGGCGGTCCCGACGATCGCCTTCACGGTGTGCTGGATCGCCACCGAGGAGCTGAAGACCGCGCTCATCGTCAGCATCTCGCTGTCGGTGCTGCTGCTGGTGGCCAGGGTCGTGCAGCGGTCCACGCCGCAGTTCGTCATCAACAGCCTGATCGGCATCGCGATCGGCGCGTTCTTCGCCAGCCGCACCGGCGACGCGAAAGATTACTTCCTGCCCGGCATCCTGTGGAACGCCGCCTACATGGTGGGCATGCTCGTCTCGATCGTCGCCCGGTGGCCGGTGGTGGGCTTCCTGATCGGCTCGGTCACCGGCGACCCCACCGGGTGGCACAAGGACCAGGGCATCGTCCGGCTGTGCATGCGGCTCACCTGGCTGCTCATGCTGCCGTGCGCGGTGCGGGTCGCGGTGCAGGGGCCGGTCTACCTGTTCGGCGGCGGTGACGAGGCCGTGGCGGCGCTCGGCTTCGCCAAGATCGTCATGGGCTGGCCGTTGCAGGTGGCGGCGCTGGGCGCGATGCTCTGGCTGCTCGGCCGCGGCCGCACCCCCATCAAGCCGGTCGCCCCCGCCTGA
- a CDS encoding class I SAM-dependent RNA methyltransferase: MEQASLELTVGPVAHGGWCVARHEGRVVFVRHALPGERVIAEVTEETARFLRADAIEILEPSPDRVVPPCPYAGPGRCGGCDWQHAGLEAQRRLKAQVVAEQLHRLAGIEREIVVEEVPGAKDGLGWRTRVQFAALPGGELGFRRHRSHDIEVVDACLIAHPEVEAVGAEARAWEGAAGVEVIASSAGDRAVVVRPRPRRTVAVPDLDAPASILLDQGKGRTVPRRGSGVLHEQVGEHVFRVAGSGFWQVHPGAAETLLDAVLAYAAPEPGEWALDLYCGVGLFAAGLAEAVGPEGAVFGLESEAAAVRDARANLRGLPQARVERGRVEEALDRFQIERADIVVVDPPRAGLGREVVSRVAGLEASRIVYVSCDPATFARDVKWLAELGYGLADLRAFDAFPMTHHVECVGLLTRA; this comes from the coding sequence GTGGAACAGGCATCTCTGGAGCTGACGGTGGGTCCGGTCGCGCACGGCGGCTGGTGTGTGGCGCGGCACGAAGGGCGCGTGGTGTTCGTGCGGCACGCGCTGCCCGGCGAGCGGGTGATCGCCGAGGTCACCGAGGAGACCGCGAGGTTCCTGCGGGCCGACGCCATCGAGATCCTGGAGCCCTCGCCCGACCGCGTGGTTCCGCCCTGCCCGTACGCGGGCCCGGGGCGCTGCGGCGGCTGCGACTGGCAGCACGCCGGCCTGGAGGCGCAGCGGCGGCTCAAGGCGCAGGTCGTGGCCGAGCAGCTGCACCGGCTGGCGGGCATCGAGCGCGAGATCGTGGTCGAGGAGGTGCCGGGCGCCAAGGACGGCCTCGGCTGGCGCACCCGCGTGCAGTTCGCCGCCCTGCCGGGCGGCGAGCTCGGCTTCCGCCGGCACCGCTCGCACGACATCGAGGTCGTCGACGCCTGCCTCATCGCGCACCCGGAGGTCGAGGCGGTCGGCGCGGAGGCGCGCGCCTGGGAGGGCGCGGCCGGCGTCGAGGTGATCGCCTCCTCCGCCGGCGACCGGGCCGTGGTCGTCAGGCCCCGGCCGCGGCGCACCGTCGCCGTGCCCGACCTCGACGCGCCCGCCTCCATCCTGCTCGACCAGGGCAAGGGCCGCACGGTGCCGCGGCGCGGCTCGGGGGTGCTGCACGAGCAGGTGGGCGAGCACGTCTTCCGGGTGGCCGGCAGCGGCTTCTGGCAGGTGCATCCGGGGGCGGCCGAGACGTTGCTGGACGCGGTGCTCGCGTACGCGGCGCCGGAGCCCGGCGAGTGGGCGCTCGACCTCTACTGCGGGGTGGGCCTGTTCGCCGCCGGCCTCGCCGAGGCGGTGGGGCCGGAGGGGGCCGTCTTCGGCCTGGAGTCCGAGGCCGCGGCCGTCCGCGACGCCCGCGCCAACCTCCGCGGCCTGCCGCAGGCCCGGGTGGAGCGGGGCCGCGTCGAGGAGGCCCTCGACCGGTTCCAGATCGAACGCGCCGATATCGTCGTCGTCGACCCGCCCCGGGCGGGGCTCGGGCGCGAGGTGGTCTCCCGCGTCGCCGGCCTGGAGGCGTCCCGCATCGTGTACGTCTCCTGCGACCCGGCGACCTTCGCCCGCGACGTGAAGTGGCTGGCCGAGCTCGGCTACGGCCTGGCGGACCTGCGGGCCTTCGACGCCTTCCCGATGACCCACCACGTGGAGTGCGTGGGCCTGCTGACGCGGGCGTGA
- a CDS encoding alpha/beta hydrolase — protein sequence MDTARVVRRWPGFGGALLGTLFACASLTPSLLPRTWLYQGVMGAVTGLLGYAVGASVGALYRAWFPYRLPERWRRTAWQVMIGACSALSLVALWYSYDWQRDLRSLMGMDTRITWFPPLILAVAVVLFTAGLLLSRLVRLGGRKLINWLDRFVPFYVGHAVGVLLVAFLVAVFANDVLFSAFVARVSDVSSVANQGTSPGVRRPASTLLSGGPGSLVAWEALGREGRNFIGTAATPGELAAFSGRPAAQPIRVYVGLDAGPTPQAQAALAVRELERAGAFERPVLAVLGTTGTGWVDPHIPDALEYMYNGRSALVALQYSYLPSWVSFLVDRTKAATAGRALVEAVRARWAALPAADRPKLLLAGESLGSYALENAFHDLGDLAAETDGAVFVGPPNANPIWHRVTVEREPGSPVWRPVYEAGRTVRFAQTPGDLARPPGPWARPRVVYLQNASDPVVWWTPALILRRPAWLEGERGPGVNPQMNWFPLVTFWQVLVDMTAALSVPPGHGHRYNANIVDAWAAVAAPDGWDGADTVRLRSLLSAS from the coding sequence GTGGACACGGCTCGGGTGGTGCGGCGGTGGCCCGGCTTCGGGGGAGCCCTGCTGGGCACGCTGTTCGCCTGCGCCTCGCTGACGCCGTCGCTGCTGCCGCGCACGTGGCTGTACCAGGGCGTGATGGGCGCGGTCACCGGCCTGCTCGGGTACGCCGTCGGCGCGAGCGTCGGCGCGTTGTACCGGGCGTGGTTCCCGTACCGGCTGCCGGAGCGGTGGCGGCGCACCGCCTGGCAGGTGATGATCGGCGCGTGCTCGGCGTTGTCCCTGGTGGCGCTCTGGTACAGCTACGACTGGCAGCGCGACCTGCGCTCGCTCATGGGCATGGACACCCGCATCACCTGGTTCCCGCCGCTCATCCTGGCCGTGGCGGTGGTGCTGTTCACGGCGGGGCTGCTGCTGTCGCGGCTGGTCCGGCTCGGCGGGCGCAAGCTGATCAACTGGCTCGACCGGTTCGTCCCGTTCTATGTGGGTCATGCGGTCGGGGTGCTGCTCGTCGCCTTCCTCGTCGCGGTGTTCGCGAACGACGTGTTGTTCTCGGCGTTCGTCGCCCGGGTGAGCGACGTGTCCTCCGTGGCGAACCAGGGCACCTCGCCGGGCGTCCGGCGGCCGGCCTCCACCCTGCTGTCCGGCGGGCCCGGCTCGCTCGTGGCGTGGGAGGCGCTCGGCCGCGAGGGCCGCAACTTCATCGGCACCGCCGCCACCCCCGGCGAGCTGGCCGCCTTCTCCGGCCGTCCCGCCGCGCAGCCCATCAGGGTGTACGTCGGCCTCGACGCCGGCCCCACCCCGCAGGCCCAGGCCGCGCTGGCGGTGCGCGAGCTGGAACGCGCCGGCGCGTTCGAGCGGCCCGTGCTCGCCGTGCTCGGCACCACCGGCACCGGCTGGGTCGACCCGCACATCCCCGACGCGCTGGAGTACATGTACAACGGCCGCTCGGCCCTGGTCGCCCTGCAGTACTCGTACCTGCCGAGCTGGGTGTCGTTCCTGGTGGACCGGACCAAGGCGGCCACGGCGGGGCGGGCGCTGGTCGAGGCGGTGCGCGCCCGCTGGGCCGCGCTGCCCGCCGCCGACCGGCCGAAGCTGCTGCTGGCGGGGGAGAGCCTCGGCTCCTACGCGCTGGAGAACGCCTTCCACGACCTCGGCGACCTGGCGGCCGAGACGGACGGCGCGGTCTTCGTCGGCCCGCCGAACGCCAACCCCATCTGGCACCGCGTCACCGTCGAGCGCGAGCCGGGCAGCCCGGTGTGGCGGCCGGTGTACGAGGCGGGCCGCACCGTCCGCTTCGCGCAGACCCCCGGCGACCTGGCCAGGCCGCCCGGCCCCTGGGCCCGCCCGCGGGTGGTCTACCTGCAGAACGCCTCCGACCCGGTGGTCTGGTGGACGCCCGCGCTGATCCTGCGCCGGCCCGCGTGGCTGGAGGGCGAGCGCGGGCCCGGCGTCAACCCGCAGATGAACTGGTTCCCGCTGGTGACGTTCTGGCAGGTGCTGGTGGACATGACGGCGGCGCTGTCGGTGCCGCCCGGCCACGGGCACCGCTACAACGCGAACATCGTGGACGCCTGGGCCGCCGTGGCCGCCCCCGACGGCTGGGACGGGGCCGACACCGTGCGGCTGCGGTCGTTGCTCAGCGCGTCTTGA
- the dut gene encoding dUTP diphosphatase — protein sequence MSTVEILIHRLDAELPLPAYAHPGDAGADLYAAEDVELAPGERAVVGTGVAIALPDGYAAFVHPRSGLAARHGITMVNAPGTVDAGYRGEIKVTLINTDAKEPFRLQRGDRVAQLVIQRVERAAFYEVERLPGSMRGANGFGSTGR from the coding sequence TTGAGCACCGTGGAGATCCTCATCCACCGGCTCGACGCCGAGCTGCCGCTGCCGGCCTACGCCCATCCGGGCGACGCCGGCGCCGACCTCTACGCGGCCGAGGACGTCGAGCTCGCGCCGGGCGAGCGCGCCGTGGTCGGCACGGGCGTGGCGATCGCGCTCCCCGACGGCTACGCGGCCTTCGTGCACCCGCGCTCCGGCCTCGCCGCCCGGCACGGCATCACCATGGTCAACGCGCCGGGCACCGTCGACGCCGGCTACCGGGGCGAGATCAAGGTCACGCTCATCAACACCGACGCCAAGGAGCCCTTCCGGCTCCAGCGGGGCGACCGGGTGGCGCAACTGGTGATCCAGCGGGTCGAACGCGCGGCCTTCTACGAGGTCGAGCGGCTGCCTGGGTCGATGCGCGGCGCGAACGGCTTCGGCTCCACAGGCCGCTGA
- a CDS encoding PaaI family thioesterase has product MTRSSLTTPPPDAVAPAAQPGAPPPGADLGSHYARCFGCGTEHPTGLHLKARTPDGATVEAEFTVGEAHQGAPKLAHGGVLAAAMDEVIGMSVYLFHKPYVTGRLETDYLLPVPVGTTLHLRAWCNGIAGRKAYLEAEGRIGAPDGPVAVRAAALFIEVGMEHFAKHGDLAAIAAEHQDYEVNP; this is encoded by the coding sequence GTGACGCGTTCCTCCCTCACCACGCCGCCGCCGGACGCCGTGGCGCCCGCGGCCCAGCCCGGGGCGCCGCCGCCCGGCGCCGACCTCGGCTCCCACTACGCCCGTTGCTTCGGCTGCGGCACCGAGCACCCCACCGGCCTGCACCTCAAGGCCAGGACGCCGGACGGCGCCACCGTCGAGGCCGAGTTCACCGTGGGGGAGGCGCACCAGGGCGCGCCCAAGCTGGCGCACGGCGGGGTGCTGGCGGCCGCCATGGACGAGGTCATCGGAATGTCCGTCTACCTGTTCCACAAGCCGTATGTCACGGGACGGCTGGAGACCGACTACCTTCTCCCCGTTCCCGTCGGCACGACACTCCACCTGCGCGCCTGGTGCAACGGCATCGCGGGCCGGAAGGCGTACCTTGAGGCTGAGGGGCGCATCGGCGCCCCCGACGGGCCGGTCGCCGTCCGGGCGGCGGCGCTGTTCATCGAGGTGGGCATGGAGCACTTCGCCAAGCACGGCGATCTCGCCGCCATCGCCGCCGAGCACCAGGACTACGAGGTGAACCCTTGA
- a CDS encoding OB-fold nucleic acid binding domain-containing protein, with product MTLRPRGGAPALEAELYDGSDVIDLVWLGRRKIAGIEPGRTVKAEGLVSMQDGRKVMFNPRYELRPGS from the coding sequence GTGACGTTGCGCCCGCGAGGCGGAGCCCCCGCCCTGGAGGCCGAGCTCTACGACGGGTCCGACGTGATCGACCTCGTCTGGCTCGGCCGCCGGAAGATCGCCGGCATCGAGCCCGGCCGCACGGTCAAGGCGGAAGGGCTGGTCAGCATGCAGGACGGCCGCAAGGTGATGTTCAATCCGCGTTACGAGCTCCGGCCAGGGAGTTGA
- a CDS encoding AI-2E family transporter, which yields MLPDRPTKLVPPVLARTAAWCVCLILVGVVVYFFALIIARLTFVALPVAIALLLTALLYPLTNSLRQAGMRPIYATWVTMLIALAVLVGTGWLVGARAGEEFPNLVEQVQATARDVQEWLITGPLHLQQAQITAYVDEVATMVNAQRQAITGTVLSAGAVAFEVLASIVLLLFVTFFLLKDGDRIWGWILRGFGDVAPRIDRAGRAAWTTLSHYVQGTVAVAAVHGVIMGIVLAGMGVPLWAPLAVLIFFASFIPIVGIFFAGTVATLVTLGAKGIVLALVFLGILIVEQQLENHVLQPLIVGRALNFHPLAIILVLAVGGILAGIAGAAVAVPVAAVIYRALPELRHQQPALPPPPSHPEPDEQDTPDGDGGGGDGADRAAAPAGDGRSVNTE from the coding sequence GTGCTGCCCGACCGACCGACCAAGCTCGTGCCGCCCGTGCTGGCCAGGACGGCCGCCTGGTGCGTGTGCCTGATCCTCGTCGGCGTGGTCGTCTACTTCTTCGCGCTGATCATCGCCAGGCTCACGTTCGTGGCCCTGCCGGTGGCCATCGCGCTGCTGCTGACCGCGCTGCTCTATCCGCTCACCAACTCCCTCCGCCAGGCGGGCATGCGGCCGATCTACGCCACGTGGGTCACCATGCTGATCGCGCTCGCCGTGCTCGTCGGCACCGGCTGGCTGGTCGGGGCGCGGGCCGGCGAGGAGTTCCCCAACCTGGTCGAGCAGGTGCAGGCGACCGCGCGCGACGTCCAGGAGTGGCTGATCACCGGCCCGCTGCACCTGCAGCAGGCGCAGATCACCGCGTACGTGGACGAGGTCGCGACGATGGTCAACGCCCAGCGGCAGGCCATCACCGGCACCGTGCTGAGCGCGGGCGCGGTGGCCTTCGAGGTGCTGGCCTCCATCGTGCTGCTGCTGTTCGTGACGTTCTTCCTGCTCAAGGACGGCGACCGCATCTGGGGGTGGATCCTGCGGGGCTTCGGCGACGTCGCGCCGCGGATCGACCGGGCCGGCCGGGCGGCGTGGACCACCCTGTCCCACTACGTGCAGGGCACGGTCGCGGTGGCCGCCGTGCACGGCGTGATCATGGGCATCGTGCTGGCCGGCATGGGCGTGCCGCTGTGGGCGCCGCTCGCGGTGCTGATCTTCTTCGCCAGCTTCATCCCGATCGTCGGCATCTTCTTCGCCGGCACGGTCGCCACGCTGGTCACGCTCGGCGCCAAGGGCATCGTGCTCGCGCTGGTCTTCCTCGGCATCCTCATCGTCGAGCAGCAGCTCGAGAACCACGTCCTGCAACCGCTGATCGTCGGCCGGGCGCTCAACTTCCACCCGCTGGCCATCATCCTCGTGCTGGCCGTCGGCGGCATCCTGGCGGGCATCGCGGGGGCCGCGGTCGCGGTGCCGGTCGCCGCCGTCATCTACCGGGCGCTGCCCGAGCTGCGCCACCAGCAGCCCGCGCTGCCGCCGCCACCGTCTCATCCCGAACCGGACGAGCAGGACACACCGGACGGCGACGGCGGGGGCGGCGACGGCGCCGACCGGGCCGCCGCGCCCGCCGGGGACGGCCGGAGCGTCAACACGGAGTAA
- a CDS encoding APC family permease produces the protein MAKVTDLVKRLLVGRALRSGQLHEQLLPKRVALPVFASDALSSVAYAPQEILVILSLAGVSFYSYSPWVAVAVVIVMLTVVASYRQNVHAYPSGGGDYEVATTNLGKNAGLTVASALLVDYVLTVAVSVANGVDYVGATIPFVAQHKPAVAIVIVVLLTVVNLRGIRESGVAFAVPTYAFMLAVLGLIAWGGFRLLLLGDELHAPSAGFTVRPEQTNLTAFAAAFLVLRAFSSGCAALTGVEAISNGVPAFRKPKSKNAATTLLMMGLVAITMFGGIIALGLASGVRVAEPSVVAEDLLRPDGTPVGPGYYQQPIISQVADAVFGGGSLPFVVISAVTALILFLAANTAFNGFPVLGSILAQDRYLPRQLHTRGDRLAFSNGIIILAAGACLLLWGFDADVSRLLNLYIVGVFVSFTLSQTGMVIHWTRHLKTETDPKVRHQMHRSRVINFFGGVMTGLVLIVVLLTKFMVGAWIVVIAMPILFVMMKGIRRHYDNVAAELEITEDYEPAMLPARNHAIVLVSKIHKPTMRALAYARATRPSSLEAITVGVEGEEARQLQEEWERRGIPVPLKMLDSPYREITQPILDYVKTLRRRSPRDVVTVFIPEYVVGHWWEHLLHNQSALRLKARLLFKPGVMVTSVPWQLHSSDRLKGRPEPYAPGAVRRPWHQTVKDEQIKTR, from the coding sequence GTGGCGAAGGTAACGGATCTTGTCAAACGCTTGCTCGTGGGGCGCGCCCTGCGCAGCGGGCAGCTCCACGAGCAACTCCTCCCCAAACGGGTGGCGCTCCCTGTCTTCGCCAGCGACGCGCTCTCCTCCGTGGCCTACGCTCCTCAGGAGATCCTGGTCATCCTGTCGCTGGCGGGAGTCTCCTTCTATTCCTACAGCCCCTGGGTGGCCGTCGCGGTCGTCATCGTGATGCTCACGGTGGTGGCCTCCTACCGGCAGAACGTGCACGCCTACCCGAGCGGCGGCGGCGACTACGAGGTGGCCACCACCAACCTCGGCAAGAACGCCGGCCTCACGGTGGCCAGCGCTCTGCTGGTCGACTACGTGCTGACGGTCGCGGTGTCCGTCGCCAACGGCGTCGACTACGTGGGCGCCACCATCCCGTTCGTGGCCCAGCACAAACCCGCCGTGGCCATCGTCATCGTCGTCCTGCTCACCGTGGTCAACCTGCGCGGCATCCGCGAGTCCGGCGTCGCCTTCGCCGTTCCCACCTACGCCTTCATGCTGGCGGTGCTGGGGTTGATCGCCTGGGGCGGGTTCCGCCTGCTCCTGCTGGGCGACGAGCTGCACGCGCCGAGCGCGGGCTTCACCGTGCGGCCCGAGCAGACCAACCTGACGGCGTTCGCCGCGGCGTTCCTGGTCCTGCGCGCCTTCTCCTCGGGCTGCGCGGCGCTGACCGGCGTCGAGGCCATCAGCAACGGCGTGCCCGCCTTCCGCAAGCCGAAGAGCAAGAACGCGGCCACGACGCTGCTGATGATGGGCCTGGTCGCCATCACCATGTTCGGCGGCATCATCGCGCTCGGGCTGGCGTCCGGGGTGCGGGTGGCGGAGCCGTCCGTGGTCGCCGAGGACCTGCTGCGGCCGGACGGCACGCCGGTCGGCCCCGGCTACTACCAGCAGCCGATCATCTCGCAGGTCGCGGACGCGGTGTTCGGCGGCGGGTCGCTGCCGTTCGTGGTGATCTCGGCGGTGACCGCGCTCATCCTGTTCCTGGCGGCCAACACCGCCTTCAACGGCTTCCCGGTGCTCGGCTCGATCCTCGCCCAGGACCGTTACCTGCCGCGCCAGCTCCACACCCGCGGCGACCGGCTCGCCTTCTCCAACGGCATCATCATCCTGGCGGCGGGCGCGTGCCTGCTGCTGTGGGGGTTCGACGCCGACGTCAGCCGGCTGCTCAACCTCTACATCGTCGGCGTGTTCGTCTCGTTCACGCTGAGCCAGACCGGCATGGTCATCCACTGGACCCGCCACCTCAAGACCGAGACCGATCCCAAGGTGCGCCACCAGATGCACCGCTCCCGCGTGATCAACTTCTTCGGCGGCGTCATGACGGGGCTGGTGCTCATCGTCGTGCTGCTGACGAAGTTCATGGTCGGCGCGTGGATCGTGGTGATCGCGATGCCGATCCTGTTCGTCATGATGAAGGGCATCCGCCGCCACTACGACAACGTGGCGGCCGAGCTGGAGATCACCGAGGACTACGAGCCGGCCATGCTGCCGGCCCGCAACCACGCGATCGTGCTGGTGTCGAAGATCCACAAGCCGACCATGCGGGCGCTGGCGTACGCGCGGGCCACCCGGCCGTCCTCGCTGGAGGCGATCACGGTGGGCGTGGAGGGCGAGGAGGCCCGCCAGCTCCAGGAGGAGTGGGAGCGGCGCGGCATCCCGGTGCCGCTGAAGATGCTCGACTCCCCGTACCGGGAGATCACCCAGCCGATCCTCGACTACGTCAAGACGCTGCGGCGGCGCTCGCCACGCGACGTGGTGACCGTGTTCATCCCCGAGTACGTGGTCGGCCACTGGTGGGAGCACCTGCTGCACAACCAGAGCGCGCTGCGGCTGAAGGCGCGGCTGCTGTTCAAGCCGGGCGTCATGGTCACCAGCGTGCCCTGGCAGCTCCACTCCTCCGACCGGCTCAAGGGGCGGCCCGAGCCGTACGCGCCGGGCGCGGTGCGCCGCCCGTGGCACCAGACGGTCAAGGACGAGCAGATCAAGACGCGCTGA
- a CDS encoding potassium channel family protein yields MHIVIMGCGRVGSTLAHILEDSGHSVAIIDRDPQAFRRLRAGFRGRRVTGVGFDRDVLTEAGVESAAAFVAVSSGDNSNIISARVARETFGVDNVVARIYDPRRAEVYQRLGIPTVATVRWTADQILRRILPEGAEPLWRDPTGTVVLAEVTVNPSWIGTRVTDLEARVGTRAAFINRMGEALTITDDTVVQEGDVLHVVAAENDMDRINKVLAGAPEEDH; encoded by the coding sequence ATGCATATTGTGATCATGGGGTGTGGTCGCGTGGGGTCGACCCTCGCGCACATCCTCGAGGACAGCGGCCATTCCGTCGCCATCATCGACCGCGACCCGCAGGCGTTCCGCCGGCTGCGCGCCGGGTTCCGCGGGCGGCGGGTGACCGGGGTCGGCTTCGACCGCGACGTGCTCACCGAGGCCGGCGTCGAGTCGGCGGCGGCGTTCGTCGCCGTGTCCAGCGGCGACAACTCCAACATCATCTCCGCCCGGGTGGCCCGCGAGACGTTCGGCGTCGACAACGTCGTGGCCCGCATCTACGACCCCCGGCGCGCCGAGGTCTACCAGCGGCTCGGCATCCCCACCGTGGCGACCGTGCGGTGGACGGCCGACCAGATCCTGCGCCGCATCCTGCCGGAGGGCGCCGAGCCGCTCTGGCGCGACCCGACGGGCACCGTCGTGCTCGCCGAGGTGACGGTCAACCCGTCCTGGATCGGCACCCGCGTCACCGACCTGGAGGCGCGCGTCGGCACCCGCGCCGCCTTCATCAACCGCATGGGCGAGGCCCTGACCATCACCGACGACACGGTGGTGCAGGAGGGCGACGTGCTGCACGTCGTCGCCGCCGAGAACGACATGGACCGGATCAACAAGGTGCTCGCCGGGGCGCCGGAAG
- a CDS encoding DUF3710 domain-containing protein: MFRRRRREQPETVAEHEQAAPTRESGPWDADEPHPDNDRIDLGGLRLPHNPDFDVRLASVGDQHVGVVVIHGESTLQLQALAAPRSSGLWDEVKTKIRAQAKELEEREGPFGAELAGELPTDAGPRPARYLGVDGPRWFLLAVISGPGAHDEAVAGAFVDFVKDVVVVRGDEPMAREEPIPLRRPNEQAGGDGPEERPGLNPFKRGPEISEIR; encoded by the coding sequence GTGTTCCGACGTCGTCGTCGTGAGCAGCCGGAAACGGTGGCCGAGCACGAGCAGGCCGCCCCCACGCGCGAGTCCGGCCCGTGGGACGCCGACGAGCCCCACCCGGACAACGACCGCATCGACCTCGGCGGCCTGCGGCTGCCGCACAACCCCGACTTCGACGTGCGCCTCGCCTCGGTCGGCGACCAGCACGTCGGCGTCGTCGTCATCCACGGCGAGAGCACCCTGCAGCTCCAGGCCCTCGCCGCGCCGCGCAGCTCCGGCCTGTGGGACGAGGTCAAGACCAAGATCCGCGCGCAGGCGAAGGAGCTGGAGGAGCGCGAGGGGCCGTTCGGCGCCGAGCTGGCCGGCGAGCTGCCCACCGACGCGGGCCCGCGGCCGGCGCGCTACCTCGGCGTCGACGGCCCGCGCTGGTTCCTGCTCGCGGTGATCTCCGGGCCGGGCGCGCACGACGAGGCCGTCGCCGGGGCGTTCGTGGACTTCGTCAAGGACGTCGTGGTCGTGCGCGGCGACGAGCCGATGGCCCGTGAGGAGCCCATCCCGCTGCGCCGTCCCAACGAGCAGGCGGGCGGCGACGGGCCGGAGGAGCGGCCCGGCCTCAACCCCTTCAAACGGGGACCGGAAATCAGCGAGATTCGCTGA